A genomic region of Runella rosea contains the following coding sequences:
- a CDS encoding glycoside hydrolase family 3 protein, translating to MKKYTLLLLILNVALSPVYAQTKWKETPKGSFNLVENQGGQTLGYSPTSGVKILTVNGLAFKDLNKNGKLDAFEDWRLSYDQRAKDLASKLSIEEIAGLMLYSSHQSIPARAGGYFAGTYNSKPFKAGETDPTDLTDQQKKFLKDDNLRHVLVTTVQTPEIAAQWNNKLQAFCESIGFGIPANNSSDPRHGTRAKAEFDAAAGGEISMWPSPLGMAATFDPTLIEKFGKIAADEYRALGITTALSPQVDIATEPRWGRFSGTFGESPALSAAMGQAYCDGFQSSVWGVKSVNAMVKHWPGGGSGEAGRDAHYANGKFAVYPGNNFDAHLIPFTQGAFKLKGQTKMASAVMPYYTISWNQDKKYNENVANNYNKYIITDLLRNKYGYDGVVCTDWNVTKLHTSMDSFLDGKSWGVESLSLGELHYKALMAGVDQYGGVNDMKPILEAYQLGIKEHGEAKIRARMEQSAVRLLRNIFRVGVFENPYLNSEETKAIVGKPEYMKAGYEAQLKSVVLLKNQAKVLPVASKKTVYVPKRFTPAARNFLGVETPATTEYPVNIDIVKKYYNVTDNADEADFALVFIQNPTATIGYDKEDLKKGGNGYVPISLQYGDYTATEAREKSIAGGDPLENFTDRGYKNKSTKTANIADAQLVTDTKAKMKGKPVVVSVNASNPMVFAEIEKDASSILVSFGVQDQAILDIVSGKAEPSALLPMQMPADMKTVEKQAEDVPYDMTCHKDSEGNSYDFGFGMNWKGVINDTRKTMYRK from the coding sequence ATGAAAAAGTACACATTACTGTTGCTGATTTTAAACGTCGCTCTTTCGCCAGTGTATGCCCAAACCAAATGGAAAGAAACCCCGAAAGGCAGTTTTAATCTGGTCGAAAATCAGGGAGGACAAACGTTGGGGTATTCGCCTACTTCAGGGGTGAAAATTTTGACTGTCAATGGATTGGCGTTTAAAGATTTGAATAAAAATGGCAAACTGGATGCGTTTGAAGATTGGCGTTTGTCGTATGACCAACGCGCCAAAGACTTGGCTTCTAAACTGAGCATTGAAGAAATTGCCGGCTTGATGCTGTATTCATCGCACCAGTCCATTCCCGCCCGGGCGGGAGGGTATTTTGCAGGCACTTACAATAGCAAGCCTTTCAAAGCCGGAGAAACTGACCCGACGGATTTGACCGACCAGCAAAAGAAATTTTTGAAGGATGATAACCTGCGCCACGTGTTGGTCACCACGGTACAAACGCCCGAGATTGCGGCTCAATGGAATAATAAATTACAGGCTTTTTGTGAAAGTATTGGCTTCGGAATCCCCGCCAACAACAGCTCAGACCCACGCCACGGCACTAGAGCCAAGGCGGAGTTTGACGCGGCGGCCGGCGGTGAAATCTCTATGTGGCCAAGTCCGTTGGGAATGGCGGCCACATTCGACCCAACGTTGATTGAAAAATTTGGTAAAATCGCGGCGGACGAATACCGTGCTTTGGGCATTACCACGGCTCTTTCGCCGCAGGTTGACATCGCTACCGAACCCCGTTGGGGGCGTTTCAGCGGTACGTTCGGAGAAAGCCCTGCGCTGTCGGCGGCCATGGGGCAAGCGTATTGCGATGGTTTTCAATCGAGTGTTTGGGGAGTAAAAAGTGTCAATGCGATGGTAAAACACTGGCCAGGAGGTGGCTCGGGGGAAGCTGGGCGTGATGCACACTATGCCAATGGTAAGTTTGCTGTTTATCCGGGCAATAATTTTGATGCTCATTTGATACCATTTACACAAGGAGCATTTAAGCTGAAAGGACAAACCAAAATGGCTTCGGCGGTGATGCCCTATTATACGATTTCGTGGAATCAAGATAAGAAATACAACGAAAACGTCGCAAATAACTACAACAAATACATCATCACTGACTTACTCCGTAACAAATATGGCTACGATGGCGTAGTGTGTACAGACTGGAATGTAACCAAACTTCACACTTCGATGGATTCGTTTTTAGACGGTAAATCTTGGGGGGTAGAGAGTCTTTCCTTGGGGGAGCTTCACTATAAAGCCTTAATGGCGGGCGTTGACCAATACGGTGGCGTAAATGATATGAAGCCAATTTTAGAAGCTTATCAGTTGGGAATAAAAGAACACGGCGAAGCCAAAATCAGGGCCAGAATGGAGCAATCTGCGGTGCGTTTGCTGCGCAATATTTTCCGGGTAGGTGTTTTTGAAAATCCGTACCTAAATTCCGAAGAAACCAAAGCCATCGTCGGGAAACCCGAATACATGAAGGCGGGCTACGAAGCACAGTTGAAATCCGTCGTACTGCTGAAAAATCAGGCGAAAGTATTGCCAGTCGCTTCTAAAAAGACCGTGTATGTTCCGAAACGTTTTACGCCCGCCGCTCGCAATTTTTTGGGTGTAGAAACACCAGCAACGACGGAATATCCCGTGAATATTGACATTGTCAAAAAGTACTACAACGTCACCGACAATGCCGATGAGGCTGATTTTGCCTTGGTATTTATCCAAAATCCAACGGCCACCATTGGGTACGATAAAGAAGATTTGAAAAAGGGCGGTAACGGTTATGTGCCCATCAGTTTGCAGTATGGTGACTACACCGCTACCGAAGCCCGTGAAAAAAGCATTGCTGGCGGCGACCCGTTGGAAAATTTCACCGACCGTGGCTATAAAAATAAATCGACCAAAACGGCCAACATTGCCGACGCACAATTGGTGACCGACACCAAAGCAAAAATGAAAGGCAAGCCGGTAGTGGTTTCGGTCAATGCATCCAACCCCATGGTTTTTGCGGAAATTGAGAAAGACGCCTCTTCTATTCTGGTGAGTTTTGGCGTACAGGACCAAGCCATTTTGGACATCGTTTCGGGCAAAGCCGAACCCTCGGCACTGCTGCCCATGCAAATGCCAGCCGACATGAAAACCGTAGAAAAACAAGCCGAAGATGTACCTTACGATATGACCTGCCACAAAGATTCGGAAGGAAACAGCTATGATTTCGGATTTGGAATGAACTGGAAAGGTGTCATCAATGATACCCGTAAAACGATGTATCGGAAATAG
- a CDS encoding helix-turn-helix domain-containing protein — MASGNEIPILKPEISPGFHFETIEWQQPLFAEAHHELFHINRLEDFRDKIKFPLPPHRKTVYDFIFLTKGESKRSKGLNEYAFGEDTFFFLPANQITTHQSMSEDARGFFCHFDVQIFRLGGLQMSLENFSFLQFLANPLLKVPKTVQKPILNILDRLTELYQEDQKGDFGLIATYLLALLIEVKKFVPSEKKLPKNSAVLVTQQYKNALMQYIYQKQHVLDYADLLNVTPNHLNKCVKNTTAKTAQDLLNEMLILEAKSLLKYSNLQIAEIAVKLCNQTPSNFARFFKSQTGISPKEYQ; from the coding sequence ATGGCAAGCGGAAATGAAATACCTATTTTAAAACCTGAAATTTCACCGGGTTTTCATTTCGAGACCATTGAGTGGCAGCAACCCCTGTTTGCAGAAGCGCATCATGAGCTTTTTCACATAAACCGGTTGGAGGATTTTAGGGACAAAATCAAATTTCCTCTGCCACCGCACCGCAAAACGGTTTACGATTTTATTTTTTTGACCAAAGGCGAATCAAAAAGAAGCAAAGGACTCAACGAATACGCATTTGGCGAGGATACTTTCTTCTTTTTGCCCGCCAACCAAATCACTACCCATCAGTCCATGAGCGAAGATGCTCGTGGCTTTTTTTGTCATTTCGACGTGCAAATCTTTCGTTTGGGCGGTTTGCAAATGTCTTTAGAAAATTTTTCGTTTCTTCAGTTTTTGGCTAATCCCTTACTTAAAGTACCCAAAACGGTCCAAAAACCGATTTTGAATATTCTGGATAGATTGACTGAACTCTATCAGGAAGACCAAAAAGGGGATTTTGGATTGATTGCCACGTATCTGTTGGCGCTGTTGATTGAAGTGAAAAAATTTGTCCCTTCCGAAAAAAAACTCCCCAAAAATTCAGCAGTTTTGGTAACTCAGCAATACAAAAACGCCCTGATGCAGTATATCTATCAGAAGCAACATGTGCTGGATTACGCTGATTTATTGAATGTTACGCCCAATCATTTGAATAAGTGTGTAAAAAATACCACCGCCAAAACAGCGCAAGACCTGCTTAACGAAATGCTCATTTTGGAAGCGAAGTCGCTGCTGAAATATTCTAATCTTCAAATTGCCGAAATTGCCGTAAAGCTCTGCAATCAAACCCCCAGCAATTTTGCCCGGTTCTTCAAAAGCCAAACGGGCATCAGTCCAAAAGAATACCAATAA
- a CDS encoding TonB-dependent receptor, whose protein sequence is MKKNVLPKGMFALFVLTLFSISTFSQSGNISGKITDAKGEALVGASVVVKGTTKGSSANKTGAFTIENVENGSYTLVTSFIGYQSKEVSVTVPQSGSLSISLQDDAAALDEVVVTGVFDKRTKMNASVAISTLNTRQIEGVVPNSSADLLKNLPGVYVNTSRGEVGNAIYTRGLNYNGGFFYVSMQEDGLPVMGISGLVQPDGYLRADATLSRIEAVRGGTASILGPNAPGGLFNYVSKTGGQTLAGEVRGRFGLEGNGQNPYYRADFNVGGPLSKDKSLTFNVGGFYRNADGPKYPGYKLSYGGQVKANVVKNYKSGSLKLYAKILDDHTAPFEFTPSVDFENPRPAGSFTNTSSTLIQSQQFTVPKALSGASKDIEYDTRKVGSYTEKAIGLNWEQNFGEGWTFNNNFKISNKDNISQTTAVVFPFRVDQVVFYGVSGNVARFGTYEFYNPATGQSYGTVQQLPPAGGGIRFIPNNLTLPGGDVLPNAVFYNPNPYGEVGLNDVIDQATLSKKFKKMTFTGGLYYSSTKAERFSMIPSGQSFATIEDQPKTVAIRYTNLGGAKFELTNPNGITNFGGSGVYENEAKVKQFALFLGHNWDVTEKLNIDWGIRAENFNIKSSFTTPKRVTPDSPTGADGNAATLYDNRIFTANPTQSFDKSLSFSDVISYSFRANYRVNDGLAIYGRYSQGRKTPDLSYFMDIANQQLTSGISVEAQDIKMAELGLKYKSKNLNLFVTPFYTLASNIPNFQIFQNADATYYAPARVYQKIETKGLELEGNYAFNKNFSVRAVGTIQTSVAKEFGVWLANANGPADDVKVTYDGGKNDNIANMFTVTPTYSNDKLTASLNWQYMGKRWANVGNAFQLPAFNAFDLNASYKITKNIQANASVNNILNTYGIMGWAAPGGFPAALDTQGFTKQMLEANKQAIYATLPIMPRAYFLTLSYKF, encoded by the coding sequence ATGAAAAAAAATGTACTTCCGAAAGGAATGTTCGCACTTTTTGTGTTGACCCTATTCAGTATTTCCACGTTCTCCCAATCAGGCAACATTTCAGGAAAAATTACGGATGCCAAGGGCGAAGCATTAGTCGGAGCTTCGGTGGTCGTCAAAGGTACGACTAAAGGCTCTTCGGCCAATAAAACGGGCGCGTTTACGATTGAAAACGTCGAAAATGGCTCGTATACGCTCGTCACTTCTTTTATTGGTTATCAAAGCAAAGAGGTAAGCGTTACCGTACCACAGTCGGGGAGCTTGTCGATTTCACTTCAAGATGATGCTGCCGCGTTGGATGAAGTGGTCGTAACGGGGGTGTTTGACAAACGAACCAAAATGAATGCTTCGGTAGCAATTTCTACCTTGAATACCAGACAGATAGAGGGAGTTGTGCCAAATAGCTCGGCTGACCTGCTCAAAAACCTGCCGGGCGTTTATGTGAATACTTCACGAGGAGAAGTCGGCAACGCTATTTATACCCGAGGGTTGAACTATAACGGTGGCTTTTTTTACGTTTCGATGCAGGAAGACGGCTTGCCCGTGATGGGTATTTCGGGGCTTGTGCAGCCCGATGGCTATCTTCGGGCCGATGCCACGCTAAGCAGAATTGAGGCTGTAAGAGGAGGTACGGCTTCCATTTTAGGGCCAAATGCGCCGGGTGGTTTATTTAATTACGTTTCAAAAACGGGCGGTCAAACGCTTGCGGGTGAAGTTCGCGGCAGATTTGGTTTGGAAGGAAATGGGCAAAACCCGTATTACCGTGCCGATTTTAACGTAGGTGGGCCACTTTCAAAAGATAAGTCATTGACTTTCAACGTAGGTGGTTTTTACCGTAATGCCGATGGTCCCAAATACCCTGGCTATAAACTCAGCTATGGTGGACAAGTGAAGGCAAATGTTGTAAAGAATTATAAATCAGGCTCTTTGAAACTTTACGCTAAGATTTTGGATGACCATACGGCTCCTTTTGAATTTACGCCTTCAGTTGACTTTGAAAACCCAAGACCTGCAGGAAGTTTTACTAATACCAGCTCGACTTTGATTCAATCACAGCAATTTACCGTACCTAAAGCCCTTTCGGGTGCGTCAAAAGATATTGAATATGATACCCGCAAAGTGGGTTCATACACTGAAAAAGCAATTGGTCTAAACTGGGAACAGAACTTCGGAGAAGGTTGGACTTTCAACAATAATTTTAAGATTTCTAACAAAGATAACATCAGCCAAACAACGGCGGTGGTGTTTCCTTTCAGGGTTGATCAGGTGGTTTTTTACGGGGTGAGCGGCAACGTGGCCAGATTCGGGACGTATGAGTTTTATAACCCTGCCACTGGACAAAGCTACGGTACAGTGCAACAATTGCCCCCGGCAGGTGGTGGCATTCGTTTTATACCCAATAACCTAACCCTTCCAGGAGGCGATGTATTGCCAAACGCCGTTTTTTATAATCCTAATCCTTACGGAGAAGTAGGCCTGAATGACGTAATTGACCAAGCCACCCTTTCAAAGAAATTCAAAAAGATGACCTTCACGGGTGGTCTGTATTATTCATCAACCAAGGCGGAGCGTTTCTCAATGATACCGTCGGGCCAAAGTTTTGCCACGATTGAAGACCAACCCAAAACGGTGGCTATTCGCTATACAAATTTGGGAGGAGCAAAGTTTGAATTAACAAACCCAAATGGTATTACAAATTTTGGCGGAAGTGGCGTGTATGAAAATGAAGCAAAGGTCAAACAATTTGCGCTGTTTTTAGGCCATAATTGGGATGTAACCGAGAAACTGAATATTGACTGGGGGATCCGTGCCGAAAACTTCAACATCAAATCAAGCTTTACCACGCCCAAGCGCGTAACGCCTGATAGCCCAACGGGCGCCGATGGCAACGCCGCTACGCTCTATGACAACCGCATATTTACCGCCAATCCTACGCAAAGTTTTGATAAAAGCCTTTCTTTCAGCGATGTAATCTCCTACTCATTTAGAGCCAATTACAGGGTGAATGATGGACTTGCCATCTATGGTCGCTACTCACAAGGGCGTAAAACCCCAGATTTGAGTTATTTTATGGATATTGCTAATCAACAACTTACTTCGGGCATATCTGTTGAAGCACAAGACATCAAAATGGCGGAGTTGGGATTGAAGTATAAAAGTAAAAACCTGAACCTTTTCGTTACTCCGTTCTATACCTTGGCAAGCAATATTCCTAATTTCCAGATTTTCCAAAATGCAGATGCCACCTACTATGCACCGGCTCGGGTATATCAAAAAATTGAAACCAAAGGATTGGAATTAGAAGGGAATTATGCGTTCAACAAAAACTTCAGCGTTCGTGCCGTAGGTACAATCCAAACCTCGGTGGCAAAAGAATTCGGCGTATGGTTGGCCAATGCCAACGGCCCTGCTGATGATGTGAAAGTAACTTATGATGGTGGCAAAAACGATAATATCGCCAATATGTTTACCGTAACGCCCACTTACAGCAACGATAAATTGACGGCATCCCTCAACTGGCAATACATGGGCAAGCGCTGGGCCAACGTCGGAAATGCCTTCCAATTGCCTGCTTTCAACGCCTTTGATTTGAATGCCTCGTACAAAATCACGAAGAATATTCAGGCCAATGCATCGGTAAATAACATTCTCAATACGTATGGTATCATGGGGTGGGCCGCGCCTGGAGGTTTTCCCGCCGCTTTGGATACCCAAGGTTTTACGAAACAGATGTTAGAAGCCAACAAACAGGCCATTTATGCCACTTTACCTATCATGCCAAGAGCCTATTTTCTGACGCTGAGTTATAAGTTTTAA
- a CDS encoding GH35 family beta-galactosidase, which yields MKTTSKIVLTFALVWSTTLLFAQLPYLEKSGKVPKLMVDGKPFIILGGELHNSTGSDKAALQKVWKEMKDLHLNTVLAYAYWELLEPVEGKYNFELVDAAIEGAKKENLKIVLVWFGSWKSTASTYVPEWVKTNPQRFQRYTLENGKTLEILSPFSEENRNADAKAYSALMQHLKEVDKQHTVIMTQVENEPGCFENYRDLSPRALKAWQSAIPDDMINYLKTNKGKLFPALEKAWADNGYKTKGTWEEVLGKSTDQGDYKFYTEELFMAYHYSKYINYIAAEGRKIYDLPAFCNGWLYNKRGFYPHGTINPHVLDAYRAGGKALDFYSPNVYTIEYDELFDAYTFGGNTLFIPESSLMPAGALYSIGAYNSLGFAPFGIDGEQMKSKANSNNLNLLKSTYKAISQMAGTLTQNYGSEKLKAVYLNPVKESQELKMGDYKLVATSSRKPGFSIDFGKSLENEGKAKMSFGPPTSETKEDKAKAMPAGPFGALPEEIGSAILIQNATDEFYVVGYGVKLHFELKEGIKFEHLGFLSIEEGEFENEKFVATKRWNGDEQKASLPGDKITTLKIRLYRF from the coding sequence ATGAAAACCACCTCAAAAATTGTCTTAACCTTTGCTTTAGTATGGAGCACCACCCTGCTGTTTGCCCAACTTCCCTATTTGGAAAAATCGGGCAAAGTACCGAAGTTAATGGTGGACGGAAAGCCTTTCATCATTTTGGGGGGAGAACTCCACAATTCGACTGGCTCCGACAAAGCCGCCTTACAAAAAGTGTGGAAAGAAATGAAAGACCTACACCTCAATACGGTTTTGGCGTATGCGTATTGGGAATTGCTGGAGCCTGTGGAAGGCAAATACAATTTTGAATTGGTAGATGCGGCGATTGAAGGCGCTAAAAAAGAGAATTTAAAAATCGTGTTGGTATGGTTTGGAAGTTGGAAAAGTACTGCCTCCACTTACGTACCCGAATGGGTAAAAACCAATCCCCAACGTTTTCAAAGATACACCCTCGAAAACGGTAAGACCCTCGAAATCTTGTCGCCATTTAGCGAAGAAAATAGGAATGCCGATGCAAAAGCATATAGCGCTTTGATGCAACACCTTAAGGAAGTGGATAAGCAACACACGGTCATCATGACGCAAGTAGAAAATGAACCGGGCTGTTTTGAAAACTATCGTGATTTATCTCCCCGAGCTTTAAAAGCATGGCAAAGCGCCATTCCTGATGATATGATAAACTACCTTAAAACCAACAAAGGGAAATTGTTTCCGGCACTGGAAAAAGCATGGGCCGACAACGGGTATAAAACCAAAGGAACGTGGGAAGAGGTCTTGGGTAAAAGTACCGACCAAGGCGATTATAAGTTCTACACTGAGGAGTTGTTTATGGCGTATCATTACTCCAAATACATCAATTACATTGCCGCCGAAGGTAGAAAAATATACGATTTGCCCGCTTTTTGCAATGGTTGGCTGTACAATAAAAGAGGTTTTTATCCACACGGCACCATCAATCCGCACGTGTTGGATGCCTACAGGGCTGGAGGGAAGGCGTTGGATTTTTATTCGCCCAATGTCTATACTATTGAGTACGACGAACTTTTTGATGCCTATACTTTTGGTGGTAATACACTATTTATTCCAGAAAGTTCACTGATGCCAGCTGGGGCGTTGTATTCGATTGGGGCATATAATTCATTGGGCTTTGCGCCCTTTGGCATTGATGGTGAACAAATGAAAAGCAAAGCAAACAGCAACAATCTGAATCTGCTGAAAAGTACCTACAAAGCTATTTCACAAATGGCTGGAACACTTACTCAGAATTACGGCAGCGAAAAACTAAAGGCGGTGTACCTCAATCCCGTCAAAGAAAGTCAGGAACTGAAAATGGGGGATTATAAATTAGTGGCAACGAGTTCACGAAAACCGGGGTTCAGCATTGATTTTGGCAAATCGTTGGAAAATGAAGGGAAAGCCAAAATGTCGTTTGGTCCCCCCACTTCTGAAACCAAAGAAGACAAAGCGAAAGCCATGCCTGCGGGGCCGTTTGGGGCGCTTCCTGAGGAGATCGGCTCGGCCATTCTTATTCAAAATGCAACGGATGAATTCTATGTAGTAGGTTATGGCGTAAAGCTGCATTTTGAGTTGAAAGAAGGCATCAAATTTGAGCATTTAGGTTTTCTGTCCATTGAAGAAGGTGAGTTTGAAAATGAAAAATTTGTAGCCACCAAGCGCTGGAATGGCGATGAGCAAAAAGCAAGTTTACCCGGAGATAAAATCACAACGCTGAAAATCAGATTATATAGATTTTGA
- a CDS encoding MFS transporter, producing MKKGFFTYENSIVLLMALTFGCLFFDRLALNFLMPYVAKDLNLNNTQIGLLAGALSLAWAFSSFFSTAWAETNNKKKLVFIAGVFTFSLCSFGSGWAVSFVTLLIARLVMGFAEGPVIPLAQNFVERESSPHRLGINAGILQGVGSALFGSILAPVVLVQIAENMGWRNAFFVAGAPGLVLGLLAWKFVKKSTAESVQTKEKSTLNIAELLQYNNIKWGIGAACCVFGWWFATLPFISNYFVNAQGMSADQMGKTMGLLGVSGLLSSVIVPGLSDRIGRKKVLLIFMVVGMFYPFAVYFLAGSALHLPAMFFTYFMMGLLPIVAAVLPSESVPDYLKAKALGFITAIAEIVGGVMVPALSGVLSDKIAPSAFLWVAAALALIGLFFVMKLKELSKL from the coding sequence ATGAAAAAAGGATTTTTTACGTACGAAAACAGCATTGTGCTATTGATGGCACTCACTTTTGGGTGCTTATTTTTCGACCGCTTGGCACTTAATTTTTTGATGCCCTATGTTGCCAAAGACCTCAATCTTAATAATACCCAAATCGGATTGTTGGCCGGAGCATTGTCGTTGGCTTGGGCGTTTTCGAGTTTTTTCTCTACGGCGTGGGCCGAAACCAACAACAAGAAAAAACTTGTTTTCATTGCCGGGGTTTTTACCTTTTCACTTTGTTCATTTGGCTCTGGTTGGGCGGTTTCGTTTGTAACGTTGCTGATAGCCCGTCTCGTCATGGGTTTTGCCGAAGGGCCAGTGATTCCTTTGGCCCAAAATTTTGTGGAGCGCGAATCTTCTCCTCACCGACTGGGCATAAACGCGGGGATTTTGCAAGGGGTAGGTTCTGCTCTTTTTGGTTCTATTTTAGCGCCTGTTGTCCTAGTCCAAATTGCCGAAAATATGGGTTGGCGCAATGCCTTTTTTGTGGCAGGAGCGCCAGGCTTGGTGTTGGGTTTGCTGGCGTGGAAATTTGTCAAAAAATCAACCGCTGAAAGCGTGCAAACCAAAGAGAAATCCACTCTCAATATCGCCGAACTGTTACAGTACAACAACATCAAATGGGGCATTGGAGCGGCTTGCTGTGTGTTTGGTTGGTGGTTTGCTACACTTCCGTTTATTTCCAATTATTTTGTAAATGCTCAAGGAATGTCGGCCGACCAAATGGGCAAAACCATGGGGCTTTTGGGCGTTTCTGGGCTTTTATCTTCCGTTATTGTGCCGGGGCTTTCTGACCGTATCGGGCGTAAAAAAGTGCTTCTGATTTTTATGGTGGTGGGTATGTTTTATCCTTTTGCAGTCTATTTTTTGGCGGGTTCAGCGCTTCACCTTCCAGCCATGTTTTTTACCTATTTTATGATGGGGCTACTTCCCATCGTGGCGGCTGTACTGCCTTCTGAGTCGGTACCTGACTATTTGAAAGCCAAAGCGTTAGGGTTTATTACGGCCATTGCAGAAATTGTTGGTGGAGTAATGGTTCCTGCCCTATCGGGAGTTCTTTCCGACAAAATCGCCCCTTCGGCTTTTCTTTGGGTGGCGGCGGCACTGGCGTTAATCGGCTTGTTTTTCGTAATGAAATTGAAAGAACTTTCAAAGCTTTAA
- a CDS encoding Dabb family protein, whose protein sequence is MIRHSVIFKLKDAINADEKQAFFEAVDKLASIQDVQKFEVLKQISPKNKFEYGISMEFDTQVQYDFYSNHPEHVAFVQNYWLKNVEDFLEIDYQI, encoded by the coding sequence ATGATTCGACATTCCGTCATTTTCAAACTCAAAGACGCCATCAATGCCGACGAGAAGCAGGCTTTTTTTGAAGCGGTTGACAAACTTGCCTCTATTCAAGATGTTCAAAAATTTGAAGTATTGAAGCAAATCAGCCCCAAGAACAAATTTGAGTACGGTATCTCGATGGAATTTGATACGCAGGTGCAATACGATTTTTATTCAAATCATCCAGAACACGTGGCGTTTGTGCAAAACTATTGGCTGAAAAATGTGGAGGATTTTCTGGAAATAGATTATCAGATTTGA
- a CDS encoding alpha/beta hydrolase, which translates to MKIKFVCFAALLLLQSFFANAQQQTNRVLKLFPEGTVLYGDIPYNGDTLKKHLLDIYLPANAPKNLPLVVFIHGGGWIGNDKTADIGYMGNTVSALINNGIAIASIDYRWAMQATFPAQIQDCNRAVSFLYDNAEKYGFDKNRIALMGFSAGGHLASLLGLAHNNKVPDFYMNKQIAKFKIKAVVDFYGPAELILFPGADDAKSPEGLLIGAAPLARPDLAKAASPVTYVDKNDPPFLLIHGEKDNLVSPRHSQLLSAWLTTNGVANELIIVKDAPHFGKMYDVDEIRMKVMAFLKKELK; encoded by the coding sequence ATGAAAATCAAATTCGTATGTTTTGCTGCGTTGCTGCTGTTACAGTCGTTTTTTGCAAATGCCCAACAGCAAACCAACCGTGTATTAAAACTCTTTCCAGAAGGAACGGTACTGTACGGGGATATTCCGTACAATGGTGATACGCTCAAAAAGCATTTGCTGGATATTTATCTGCCCGCCAATGCGCCAAAAAATCTGCCTTTGGTGGTTTTTATTCATGGAGGTGGATGGATTGGAAATGACAAAACAGCCGATATTGGTTACATGGGTAATACCGTGTCGGCCTTGATCAACAATGGTATTGCCATAGCGTCCATAGATTACCGTTGGGCTATGCAAGCTACTTTTCCTGCCCAAATCCAAGATTGTAATCGTGCTGTGTCTTTTTTGTACGACAATGCCGAAAAATATGGCTTTGATAAAAACCGAATTGCCTTGATGGGATTCTCGGCGGGGGGGCATTTGGCATCGCTTTTGGGCTTGGCCCACAACAACAAAGTGCCTGATTTTTATATGAATAAGCAAATTGCGAAATTCAAAATCAAAGCCGTTGTTGATTTTTATGGGCCTGCCGAATTGATTTTATTTCCTGGGGCAGACGACGCCAAATCGCCCGAAGGCTTGCTCATTGGCGCGGCACCACTTGCTCGTCCCGACTTGGCAAAAGCGGCGAGTCCCGTAACCTACGTTGACAAAAACGACCCTCCATTTTTACTGATTCACGGCGAAAAAGACAACCTTGTTTCCCCCCGTCATTCGCAGTTGTTGAGTGCTTGGCTAACGACCAATGGGGTCGCAAATGAACTCATCATCGTTAAAGATGCCCCTCACTTTGGCAAAATGTACGATGTAGATGAAATACGAATGAAAGTGATGGCTTTTCTGAAAAAAGAATTGAAATAA